One segment of Poecile atricapillus isolate bPoeAtr1 chromosome 35, bPoeAtr1.hap1, whole genome shotgun sequence DNA contains the following:
- the TNS2 gene encoding tensin-2 isoform X6 — translation MRRFCEEKLGDVLQPSQRRYTEDFGALLSGRLRLNSSPQFLHHVLLPPLPAYDPPDGCRPFLKIYQSLQLVYTSGVYSAPPSQSLCVTLEPALLLKGDVMVRCYHRRRGGREAVFGVQFHTGTLRGPRLRLRRDELDLAWQDQRFPPDATVEFIFSSGPERVEGWVPPRGPPASPIDYGVQDPAVRRDSYDGHWDSPEELSHTWGPLDGSPYARVQKKGGPSPPGGDSDSPPPPGAPHGRPPPPTAAERRELEQLLGGFGVQGGRKTPGPGEEPPDTPEPLRTPTVYGTPEPLGTSAPYRNPTSYGTPISLGTPITHGTPTFHETPISHKTSPSQGTPTPHSPLTSCGTLTPHSFPTSYGAPKSQGSPTPYDTPKPYGTLVPHVTLTLHGPPASQGSPTSYGTPAPRGSPVSPGTPTLHGVTAPYGTPVSHRTPISRGSPTFHGTSLSQNTLLPNSTPVSQGTLIFQGSPIPYSPPAGTPTSLETPTPYGTPTSHGSPSPYGTPSSHGSPTSQGPHTPHSPPPAQKPPTSYSPPISHRTPVIHETLTPYGTPTSQETSAPHSPPTSYSPPKPHGAPVSPGVPISHITPISEALPAPHGTLISHGPPASCSPPVVHGIPSLHSPTASHGIQISHSPTAPHSLPVPHSPPSPWAPPSPWVPPCPPLCRRASLASPRDSPKRGVQRSLSEGFPPWGGYGRPVAGGYLLLGGLSPLCPCQDCQGWGGVSPLPTRPMYGRHGWEGPPAPPLEPPSCPHCGRPGLGLERGHPPGKGGYDPPAMGELQEPTGRRSPIEGLPWTDAPGALPESPRAPSPGTGTPGSPPPPQPPLPEKRHPPAPGGPRDPSSPQRSPGGAQGHPSAGAGPGGTPPGGTFVQDTTKFWYKPGLSREEAVSLLKAAPPGSFLVRRSSSFPGAFGLALRVGVPPPRATARAGDPQEQLVRHFLIETGPRGVKIRGCPEEPYFGSLPALVLQHSITPISLPCTLRIPHAELQEGAPDPPGPPNVSTAGALLRQGAACSVLFLGSVGTEALTGPQAVAKAVGSLLEGIASAGGSPQPPSSPVHFKVSTQGITLTDRQRKLFFRRHYPVSSITHCGTDPQDRRPPNTFNPPGGRTPTGPQPGFSGLWPSRQEHRGGAMRVMCLRSWTPSSRRGPSSPSSPKSCWERGTETPGTSLGPQKPSGDYRSPPRQGSSGAPSKPSRTLPHLHRGPAGDTTLRDPQNPLRPPKTSGDAQNPQSPPFQGVDGGTHITKPPAIISTITKVLNTPKPP, via the exons ATGAGGAGGTTCTGTGAGGAGAAATTGGGGGACGTCCTGCAGCCCTCCCAGCGCAG GTACACAGAGGATTTTGGGGCACTGCTCTCGGGGCGACTCCGCCTGAACAGCTCCCCCCAGTTCCTGCACCACGTCCTGCTGCCCCCCCTGCCCGCCTACGACCCCCCTGATG GTTGCCGCCCCTTCCTCAAGATCTACCAATCACTGCAGCTCGTCTACACCTCGGGGGTCTA CAGCGCCCCCCCCTCGCAGTCGCTCTGTGTCACCCTGGAACCGGCGCTGCTGCTCAAGGGGGACGTGATG gtgcGCTGTTACCACCGGCGGCGGGGGGGGCGCGAGGCGGTTTTTGGGGTTCAGTTCCACACGGGGACCCTGCGCGGGCCCCGCCTGAGGCTGCGCCGGGACGAGCTCGACCTGGCCTGGCAAG ACCAGCGCTTCCCTCCTGACGCCACCGTCGAGTTCATCTTCTCCTCAGGCCCCGAGAGGGTCGaag GCTGGGTCCCCCCACGCGGCCCCCCCGCCTCCCCCATCGATTACGGGGTGCAAGACCCCGCGGTTCGGCGTGACTCCTACGATGGGCACTGGGACAGCCCCGAGG AGCTCTCCCACACTTGGGGTCCCCTGGATGGGAGCCCCTACGCCCGTGTGCAGAAGAAGGGGGGACCTTCCCCACCCGGGGGGGACTCTGACTCCCCGCCCCCACCTGGAGCCCCCCATGGccgccccccaccccccacgGCTGCTGAGCGTCGGGAgttggagcagctgctgggggggTTCGGGGTGCAGGGGGGCCGCAAGACCCCCGGCCCAGGGGAGGAGCCCCCTGACACACCTGAACCACTCAGGACCCCCACAGTCTATGGGACCCCCGAACCACTCGGGACCTCAGCACCCTACAGGAATCCCACATCCTACGGGACCCCAATATCCCTTGGAACCCCGATAACCCACGGCACCCCCACATTCCATGAGACCCCAATATCCCATAAGACCTCCCCCTCCCAGGGGACCCCTactccccacagccccctcaCATCCTGCGGGACCCTAACACCCCACAGCTTCCCCACATCCTATGgggccccaaaatcccaggggtCCCCCACACCCTatgacaccccaaaaccctacGGGACCCTGGTGCCCCACGTGACCCTGACACTCCATGGCCCCCCAGCATCCCAGGGGTCCCCAACTTCCTACGGGACCCCAGCACCCCGTGGCTCCCCAGTATCCCCCGGGACTCCAACACTCCATGGGGTCACAGCACCCTATGGGACCCCAGTATCCCACAGGACCCCAATATCCCGGGGATCCCCGACATTCCATGGCACCTCACTGTCCCAGAACACCTTGTTGCCCAACAGCACCCCAGTATCCCAGGGGACCTTGATATTCCAGGGGTCACCGATACCCTACAGCCCCCCAGCTGGGACCCCAACATCCCTGGAGACCCCAACTCCATATGGGACCCCAACATCCCATGGTTCCCCATCACCCTATGGGACCCCATCATCTCATGGATCCCCAACATCCCAGGGCCCTCACACTCCCCATAGCCCCCCACCAGCCCAGAAGCCCCCAACATCCTATAGCCCCCCAATATCCCACAGGACCCCAGTAATCCATGAGACCCTGACACCCTATGGGACCCCTACATCCCAGGAGACCTcagccccccacagccccccaacATCTTacagccccccaaaaccccatggTGCTCCAGTATCCCCTGGGGTCCCAATCTCCCACATCACCCCAATATCCGAGGCACTCCCAGCCCCCCATGGGACCCTGATTTCCCATGGCCCCCCGGcatcctgcagccccccagtAGTTCACGGGATCCCCTCACTTCACAGCCCCACAGCATCCCATGGGATCCAGATATCCCACAGCCCCACCGCACCTCACAGCCTCCCAGTACCCCACAGTCCCCCGAGCCCTtgggccccccccagcccctgggtccccccgtgccccccgcTGTGCCGACGAGCCAGCCTGGCCTCCCCCCGGGACTCCCCAAAACGAGGGGTGCAGCGCTCGCTGTCCGAGGGGTTCCCCCCGTGGGGGGGCTACGGGCGCCCAGTGGCGGGGGGGTACCTGCTTTTGGGGGGGCTCTCgcccctctgcccctgccaggactgccagggctgggggggcgTCTCCCCGCTCCCCACCCGCCCAATGTATGGCAGGCatggctgggagggaccccccGCGCCCCCTCTGGAGCCCCCAAGTTGCCCCCATTGCGGCCGCCCCGGGTTGGGGCTGGAGCGGGGACACCCGCCCGGAAAAGGGGGCTACGATCCTCCCGCCATGGGGGAGCTCCAGGAGCCAACAG GGCGACGCAGCCCCATTGAGGGGCTCCCCTGGACGGACGCCCCCGGCGCCCTCCCCGAGTCTCCCCGGGCCCCCTCCCCCGGCACCGGCACCCCCGGGTCCCCCCCGCCCCCGCAACCGCCCCTGCCCGAGAAGCGACATCCCCCGGccccggggggaccccgggacccctcctcaccccagCGCAGCCCGGGGGGGGCCCAGGGACACCCCTCGGctggggcggggccgggcgggacCCCTCCCGGGGGCACCTTCGTGCAAGACACGACCAAGTTCTGGTACAAAccggggctgtcccgggagGAAG CCGTGTCCCTGCTCAAGGCGGCCCCTCCCGGCTCGTTCCTCGTCCGCCgcagcagcagctttccaggGGCGTTCGGGCTTGCGCTCAGGGTGGGGGTCCCGCCCCCCCGCGCCACCGCCAGAGCGG GGGACCCTCAGGAGCAGCTGGTCCGGCACTTCCTGATCGAGACGGGCCCGCGAGGGGTCAAAATCCGGGGGTGCCCCGAGGAGCCTTACTTTG GGAGCCTCCCGGCGCTGGTGCTGCAGCACTCCATCACGCCCATCTCACTACCCTGCACCCTCCGCATCCCCCACGCAg agctgcaggagggggcCCCGgacccccccggaccccccaaTGTCAGCACGGCCGGAGCCCTCCTGAGGCAGGGGGCAG cctgctctgtgctgttccTGGGCTCGGTGGGAACCGAGGCCCTGACTGGGCCCCAGGCTGTGGCCAAGGCGGTGGGGTCCCTCCTGGAGGGGATCGCGAGTGCGGGGGGGTCTCCCCAGCCCCCCTCCAGCCCCGTGCACTTCAAGGTGTCAACACAGGGGATCACCCTGACGGACCGGCAGCGCAA ACTCTTTTTCCGCCGGCACTACCCTGTGAGCAGCATCACCCACTGCGGCACTGACCCCCAGGACCGCAG ACCTCCCAACACCTTTAACCCCCCAGGTGGACGAACCCCGACGGGACCACAGCCAG GATTTTCGGgtttgtggccaagcaggcaGGAGCACCGGGGGGGGGCAATGCGTGTCATGTGTTTGCGGAGCTGGACCCCGAGCAGCCGGCGGGGGCCATCGTCACCTTCGTCACCAAAGTCCTGCTGGGAACGCGGAACTGAGACCCCAGGGACCTCCCTGGGACCCCAGAAACCATCTGGGGACTACCGAAGTCCCCCGAGGCAGGGGTCCTCAGGGGCACCCTCAAAACCCAGTAGGACTCTGCCCCATCTTCACCGAGGTCCTGCTGGGGACACAACCTTgagggacccccagaaccccctgAGACCTCCAAAAACGTCTGGGGATGCCCAAAACCCCCAGAGTCCCCCATTCCAAGGGGTGGACGGGGGGACACACATAACCAAGCCCCCCGCCATAATCAGCACCATCACCAAGGTCCtgaacacccccaaacccccctga
- the TNS2 gene encoding tensin-2 isoform X2 translates to MKPPGAMGTLLRALGRRDGPDTPRPSAPASHTFRERSLHRGGACGGCGTALGPHGLVCRVCKVAAHKRCESKVTSPCQPLPPPELRRNTAPVRRSERVGSSLDSVPQRSTLPRTPRAPSPEVSPFPPLDLTFVTERILSVGVPGSGEGGPGKHLRHLAKLLGARHGPNYTIFNLSGKRRDLTRLNPKVLDFGWPELLAPPLELLCSVCKALEGCLGGHPRNVAVLLCKGSKAPVGVVVGAFLHYSNVWGSPEQELNALSMRRFCEEKLGDVLQPSQRRYTEDFGALLSGRLRLNSSPQFLHHVLLPPLPAYDPPDGCRPFLKIYQSLQLVYTSGVYAPPSQSLCVTLEPALLLKGDVMVRCYHRRRGGREAVFGVQFHTGTLRGPRLRLRRDELDLAWQDQRFPPDATVEFIFSSGPERVEGWVPPRGPPASPIDYGVQDPAVRRDSYDGHWDSPEELSHTWGPLDGSPYARVQKKGGPSPPGGDSDSPPPPGAPHGRPPPPTAAERRELEQLLGGFGVQGGRKTPGPGEEPPDTPEPLRTPTVYGTPEPLGTSAPYRNPTSYGTPISLGTPITHGTPTFHETPISHKTSPSQGTPTPHSPLTSCGTLTPHSFPTSYGAPKSQGSPTPYDTPKPYGTLVPHVTLTLHGPPASQGSPTSYGTPAPRGSPVSPGTPTLHGVTAPYGTPVSHRTPISRGSPTFHGTSLSQNTLLPNSTPVSQGTLIFQGSPIPYSPPAGTPTSLETPTPYGTPTSHGSPSPYGTPSSHGSPTSQGPHTPHSPPPAQKPPTSYSPPISHRTPVIHETLTPYGTPTSQETSAPHSPPTSYSPPKPHGAPVSPGVPISHITPISEALPAPHGTLISHGPPASCSPPVVHGIPSLHSPTASHGIQISHSPTAPHSLPVPHSPPSPWAPPSPWVPPCPPLCRRASLASPRDSPKRGVQRSLSEGFPPWGGYGRPVAGGYLLLGGLSPLCPCQDCQGWGGVSPLPTRPMYGRHGWEGPPAPPLEPPSCPHCGRPGLGLERGHPPGKGGYDPPAMGELQEPTGRRSPIEGLPWTDAPGALPESPRAPSPGTGTPGSPPPPQPPLPEKRHPPAPGGPRDPSSPQRSPGGAQGHPSAGAGPGGTPPGGTFVQDTTKFWYKPGLSREEAVSLLKAAPPGSFLVRRSSSFPGAFGLALRVGVPPPRATARAGDPQEQLVRHFLIETGPRGVKIRGCPEEPYFGSLPALVLQHSITPISLPCTLRIPHAELQEGAPDPPGPPNVSTAGALLRQGAACSVLFLGSVGTEALTGPQAVAKAVGSLLEGIASAGGSPQPPSSPVHFKVSTQGITLTDRQRKLFFRRHYPVSSITHCGTDPQDRRPPNTFNPPGGRTPTGPQPGFSGLWPSRQEHRGGAMRVMCLRSWTPSSRRGPSSPSSPKSCWERGTETPGTSLGPQKPSGDYRSPPRQGSSGAPSKPSRTLPHLHRGPAGDTTLRDPQNPLRPPKTSGDAQNPQSPPFQGVDGGTHITKPPAIISTITKVLNTPKPP, encoded by the exons ATGAAGCCCCCCGGGGCCATGGGGACGCTGCTGCGCGCGCTCGGTCGCCGCGATGGCCCCGACACG ccgCGGCCGTCTGCACCCGCCTCGCACACGTTCCGAGAGCGGAGCCTGCACCGGGGGGGAGCCTGTGGGGGCTGCGGGACCGCCCTGGGACCCCACGGGCTCGTGTGCAGAG TTTGCAAAGTCGCCGCCCACAAGAGATGTGAGAGCAAG GTGACGTCACCGTGCCAACCTCTGCCCCCGCCTGAGCTG AGGCGGAACACGGCCCCGGTGCGGCGTAGTGAGCGCGTG GGCTCCTCGCTGGACAGCGTCCCTCAGCGGAGCACCCTGCCCAG gacTCCTCGCGCCCCCAGCCCCGAGGTCTCCCCGTTCCCCCCCCTGGACCTGACGTTCGTGACCGAGCGGATCCTGAGcgtgggggtcccggggagcgGCGAGGGGGGTCCCGGGAAGCACCTGCGGCACCTGGCGAAGCTCCTGGGGGCGCGGCACGGCCCCAACTACACG ATCTTCAACCTGTCCGGAAAGCGCCGCGACCTCACGCGCCTGAACCCCAAA GTGCTGGATTTCGGGTGGCCGGAGCTTCTCGCCcctcctctggagctgctctgctccgtCTGTAAAGCGCTCGAAGGGTGTCTGGGGGGGCACCCCCGCAACGTGGCCGTGCTGCTCTGCAAG GGCAGCAAGGCCCCGGTCGGGGTGGTAGTGGGGGCATTTCTGCACTACAGCAACGtctggggcag CCCCGAGCAGGAGCTGAACGCGCTGAGTATGAGGAGGTTCTGTGAGGAGAAATTGGGGGACGTCCTGCAGCCCTCCCAGCGCAG GTACACAGAGGATTTTGGGGCACTGCTCTCGGGGCGACTCCGCCTGAACAGCTCCCCCCAGTTCCTGCACCACGTCCTGCTGCCCCCCCTGCCCGCCTACGACCCCCCTGATG GTTGCCGCCCCTTCCTCAAGATCTACCAATCACTGCAGCTCGTCTACACCTCGGGGGTCTA CGCCCCCCCCTCGCAGTCGCTCTGTGTCACCCTGGAACCGGCGCTGCTGCTCAAGGGGGACGTGATG gtgcGCTGTTACCACCGGCGGCGGGGGGGGCGCGAGGCGGTTTTTGGGGTTCAGTTCCACACGGGGACCCTGCGCGGGCCCCGCCTGAGGCTGCGCCGGGACGAGCTCGACCTGGCCTGGCAAG ACCAGCGCTTCCCTCCTGACGCCACCGTCGAGTTCATCTTCTCCTCAGGCCCCGAGAGGGTCGaag GCTGGGTCCCCCCACGCGGCCCCCCCGCCTCCCCCATCGATTACGGGGTGCAAGACCCCGCGGTTCGGCGTGACTCCTACGATGGGCACTGGGACAGCCCCGAGG AGCTCTCCCACACTTGGGGTCCCCTGGATGGGAGCCCCTACGCCCGTGTGCAGAAGAAGGGGGGACCTTCCCCACCCGGGGGGGACTCTGACTCCCCGCCCCCACCTGGAGCCCCCCATGGccgccccccaccccccacgGCTGCTGAGCGTCGGGAgttggagcagctgctgggggggTTCGGGGTGCAGGGGGGCCGCAAGACCCCCGGCCCAGGGGAGGAGCCCCCTGACACACCTGAACCACTCAGGACCCCCACAGTCTATGGGACCCCCGAACCACTCGGGACCTCAGCACCCTACAGGAATCCCACATCCTACGGGACCCCAATATCCCTTGGAACCCCGATAACCCACGGCACCCCCACATTCCATGAGACCCCAATATCCCATAAGACCTCCCCCTCCCAGGGGACCCCTactccccacagccccctcaCATCCTGCGGGACCCTAACACCCCACAGCTTCCCCACATCCTATGgggccccaaaatcccaggggtCCCCCACACCCTatgacaccccaaaaccctacGGGACCCTGGTGCCCCACGTGACCCTGACACTCCATGGCCCCCCAGCATCCCAGGGGTCCCCAACTTCCTACGGGACCCCAGCACCCCGTGGCTCCCCAGTATCCCCCGGGACTCCAACACTCCATGGGGTCACAGCACCCTATGGGACCCCAGTATCCCACAGGACCCCAATATCCCGGGGATCCCCGACATTCCATGGCACCTCACTGTCCCAGAACACCTTGTTGCCCAACAGCACCCCAGTATCCCAGGGGACCTTGATATTCCAGGGGTCACCGATACCCTACAGCCCCCCAGCTGGGACCCCAACATCCCTGGAGACCCCAACTCCATATGGGACCCCAACATCCCATGGTTCCCCATCACCCTATGGGACCCCATCATCTCATGGATCCCCAACATCCCAGGGCCCTCACACTCCCCATAGCCCCCCACCAGCCCAGAAGCCCCCAACATCCTATAGCCCCCCAATATCCCACAGGACCCCAGTAATCCATGAGACCCTGACACCCTATGGGACCCCTACATCCCAGGAGACCTcagccccccacagccccccaacATCTTacagccccccaaaaccccatggTGCTCCAGTATCCCCTGGGGTCCCAATCTCCCACATCACCCCAATATCCGAGGCACTCCCAGCCCCCCATGGGACCCTGATTTCCCATGGCCCCCCGGcatcctgcagccccccagtAGTTCACGGGATCCCCTCACTTCACAGCCCCACAGCATCCCATGGGATCCAGATATCCCACAGCCCCACCGCACCTCACAGCCTCCCAGTACCCCACAGTCCCCCGAGCCCTtgggccccccccagcccctgggtccccccgtgccccccgcTGTGCCGACGAGCCAGCCTGGCCTCCCCCCGGGACTCCCCAAAACGAGGGGTGCAGCGCTCGCTGTCCGAGGGGTTCCCCCCGTGGGGGGGCTACGGGCGCCCAGTGGCGGGGGGGTACCTGCTTTTGGGGGGGCTCTCgcccctctgcccctgccaggactgccagggctgggggggcgTCTCCCCGCTCCCCACCCGCCCAATGTATGGCAGGCatggctgggagggaccccccGCGCCCCCTCTGGAGCCCCCAAGTTGCCCCCATTGCGGCCGCCCCGGGTTGGGGCTGGAGCGGGGACACCCGCCCGGAAAAGGGGGCTACGATCCTCCCGCCATGGGGGAGCTCCAGGAGCCAACAG GGCGACGCAGCCCCATTGAGGGGCTCCCCTGGACGGACGCCCCCGGCGCCCTCCCCGAGTCTCCCCGGGCCCCCTCCCCCGGCACCGGCACCCCCGGGTCCCCCCCGCCCCCGCAACCGCCCCTGCCCGAGAAGCGACATCCCCCGGccccggggggaccccgggacccctcctcaccccagCGCAGCCCGGGGGGGGCCCAGGGACACCCCTCGGctggggcggggccgggcgggacCCCTCCCGGGGGCACCTTCGTGCAAGACACGACCAAGTTCTGGTACAAAccggggctgtcccgggagGAAG CCGTGTCCCTGCTCAAGGCGGCCCCTCCCGGCTCGTTCCTCGTCCGCCgcagcagcagctttccaggGGCGTTCGGGCTTGCGCTCAGGGTGGGGGTCCCGCCCCCCCGCGCCACCGCCAGAGCGG GGGACCCTCAGGAGCAGCTGGTCCGGCACTTCCTGATCGAGACGGGCCCGCGAGGGGTCAAAATCCGGGGGTGCCCCGAGGAGCCTTACTTTG GGAGCCTCCCGGCGCTGGTGCTGCAGCACTCCATCACGCCCATCTCACTACCCTGCACCCTCCGCATCCCCCACGCAg agctgcaggagggggcCCCGgacccccccggaccccccaaTGTCAGCACGGCCGGAGCCCTCCTGAGGCAGGGGGCAG cctgctctgtgctgttccTGGGCTCGGTGGGAACCGAGGCCCTGACTGGGCCCCAGGCTGTGGCCAAGGCGGTGGGGTCCCTCCTGGAGGGGATCGCGAGTGCGGGGGGGTCTCCCCAGCCCCCCTCCAGCCCCGTGCACTTCAAGGTGTCAACACAGGGGATCACCCTGACGGACCGGCAGCGCAA ACTCTTTTTCCGCCGGCACTACCCTGTGAGCAGCATCACCCACTGCGGCACTGACCCCCAGGACCGCAG ACCTCCCAACACCTTTAACCCCCCAGGTGGACGAACCCCGACGGGACCACAGCCAG GATTTTCGGgtttgtggccaagcaggcaGGAGCACCGGGGGGGGGCAATGCGTGTCATGTGTTTGCGGAGCTGGACCCCGAGCAGCCGGCGGGGGCCATCGTCACCTTCGTCACCAAAGTCCTGCTGGGAACGCGGAACTGAGACCCCAGGGACCTCCCTGGGACCCCAGAAACCATCTGGGGACTACCGAAGTCCCCCGAGGCAGGGGTCCTCAGGGGCACCCTCAAAACCCAGTAGGACTCTGCCCCATCTTCACCGAGGTCCTGCTGGGGACACAACCTTgagggacccccagaaccccctgAGACCTCCAAAAACGTCTGGGGATGCCCAAAACCCCCAGAGTCCCCCATTCCAAGGGGTGGACGGGGGGACACACATAACCAAGCCCCCCGCCATAATCAGCACCATCACCAAGGTCCtgaacacccccaaacccccctga